The Impatiens glandulifera chromosome 8, dImpGla2.1, whole genome shotgun sequence genome includes a window with the following:
- the LOC124913090 gene encoding leucine--tRNA ligase, cytoplasmic-like: MHMATSGQDIATDVGKSFARRDKLLEIETQVQKWWDEKEVFRAEPLDAPPGPGEKFFGNFPFPYMNGYLHLGHAFSLSKLEFAAAYHRLRGANVLLPFAFHCTGMPIKASADKLRREMDKYGYPPVFPEEKVEEIIKLEEVIAENQSVPDKFKGKKSKATAKAGGDKYQWQIMQSYGLSDKEILNFANPYNWLTYFPPLAVEDLKSFGLGCDWRRTFITTDMNPYFDSFVRWQVKKLKKLGKIVKDLRHTIYSPLDGQPCADHDRASGEGVIPQEYTLIKMEVISPFPPKMCVLEGRRVYLAAATLRPETMYGQTNAWVLPDGKYGAYEINETDVFIVTERAALNLAYQKLSRVPEKPTCLLELSGNDLLGLPLRSPLSFNEVIYSLPMLSILTDKGTGIVTSVPSDSPDDFMALHDLKSKPAFREKFGLKDEWVLPFNIIPIINTPEFGDKSAEKICLDMKIKSQNEKQKLEEAKKKIYKGGFYEGTMIAGEYSGMRVQEAKSLIKNKILEEGLALIYSEPEKKVMSRSGDECVVALTDQWYITYGETEWQKKAEECLASMGLFSDETRHGFEHTLSWLNQWACSRSFGLGTRIPWDEEFLVESLSDSTLYMAYYTVCHHLQKGDMYGSDTSSVKPEQLTEDVWEFLFGNGPFPESSTIPSSLLHKMKKEFEYWYPFDLRVSGKDLIQNHLTFCIYNHTALLPRHQWPRAFRCNGHIMLNSEKMSKSTGNFRTLRQAIQEFSADATRFSLADAGDGMDDANFVFETANAAILRLTKEIAWMEEVLSAESSLRDVPPTTYADRVFSNEISIAVSVTGKNYADYMFREALKTGFYDLQAARDEYRFSCGSDGMNRTLLFQFMDVQTRLIAPICPHYAEYVWRELLKKEGFVIKAGWPEAELPDLTLKKANKYLQDTIVSMRKLLQKQLTGSKKGKTNVSNNPDKISVGLIYVNEQYDGWKKECLNILQSKFVSNTGGFSPDQEILEALKKSLVGQEGNFKQIQKLCMPFLRFKKDEVATVGFQALDFKLPFGEIDVLVENSELIKRQLGLEQLEILSMTDPNAILRAGSFATLLNKSPPSPGNPTAIFLS; encoded by the exons ATGCATATGGCAACCTCTGGTCAAGACATAGCAACAGATGTTGGGAAGAGTTTTGCTAGAAGAGATAAACTTCTTGAGATTGAGACACAGGTACAGAAGTGGTGGGATGAAAAGGAAGTCTTCAGAGCTGAACCCTTAGATGCACCTCCTGGTCCGGGTGAAAAATTCTTTGGCAACTTTCCTTTTCCTTACATGAATGGTTATCTTCACCTGGGTCACGCTTTTTCTCTTTCAAAGCTCGAGTTTGCTGCGGCATATCACAGGCTCAGAGGTGCTAATGTCCTCTTACCTTTTGCATTTCATTGCACTGGGATGCCCATCAAGGCTTCAGCTGACAAACTTCGTCGAGAGATGGATAAATATGGTTATCCCCCAGTTTTTCCTGAAGAGAAAGTTGAAGAGATAATAAAGCTAGAGGAAGTTATTGCAGAAAACCAGTCAGTTCCTGATAAATTCAAAGGGAAGAAATCTAAGGCAACAGCAAAGGCTGGTGGGGATAAATACCAGTGGCAAATAATGCAAAGTTATGGTCTATCTGATAAGGAGATTTTAAACTTTGCAAATCCATATAATTGGCTAACTTATTTCCCCCCTCTAGCTGTTGAAGACCTTAAGTCATTTGGCTTAGGCTGTGATTGGAGACGGACTTTCATTACAACTGACATGAATCCATATTTCGATTCATTTGTGCGGTGGCAagtgaaaaaattaaagaagtTGGGTAAAATAGTCAAGGATTTGAGACATACAATTTATTCACCATTAGATGGCCAACCCTGTGCAGATCATGATCGGGCGTCAGGTGAGGGTGTCATTCCACAAGAGTACACTCTTATCAAGATGGAAGTCATTTCACCTTTCCCCCCTAAGATGTGTGTTTTGGAGGGTAGAAGAGTATATCTTGCTGCTGCAACTCTAAGACCAGAGACTATGTATGGACAAACCAATGCCTGGGTTCTGCCTGATGGAAAATATGGAGCATATGAAATTAATGAAACTGATGTTTTTATAGTTACAGAAAGGGCAGCACTTAATCTGGCATACCAAAAGTTATCTCGTGTTCCTGAGAAACCTACGTGTTTGTTGGAGCTGAGCGGGAACGATTTGCTAGGTTTGCCTTTGAGATCCCCTTTATCTTTCAACGAGGTCATATACTCCTTACCTATGTTGTCAATTCTAACTGACAAGGGTACTGGGATCGTGACAAGTGTACCCAGTGATTCCCCTGATGATTTCATGGCCCTTCATGACTTGAAATCGAAACCAGCTTTCAGAGAAAAGTTTGGCTTGAAAGATGAGTGGGTCTTGCCATTCAACATTATTCCAATTATAAACACCCCTGAATTTGGGGATAAATCTGCTGAGAAAATTTGCTTGGATATGAAAATAAAGAGCCAGAATGAGAAGCAGAAACTAGAAGAGGCCAAGAAGAAAATCTATAAAGGAGGATTCTACGAGGGAACCATGATCGCAGGTGAATATTCTGGAATGAGAGTCCAAGAAGCAAAGAGCCTGATTAAAAACAAGATTTTGGAGGAGGGTTTGGCTTTAATCTACAGTGAACCAGAGAAGAAAGTCATGTCGAGATCTGGTGATGAGTGTGTTGTGGCACTAACCGATCAATGGTATATTACTTATGGAGAAACCGAATGGCAAAAGAAGGCCGAAGAATGCTTAGCTTCAATGGGTCTCTTCTCTGACGAGACAAGGCATGGATTCGAGCACACGCTAAGCTGGCTTAATCAATGGGCTTGCTCTCGAAGTTTTGGGTTAGGCACTCGCATTCCTTGGGATGAAGAATTTCTTGTGGAGTCTTTATCCGATTCCACTCTATACATGGCATATTACACTGTATGCCACCACTTACAGAAGGGTGATATGTATGGATCTGATACTTCATCTGTTAAACCAGAACAGCTTACAGAAGATGTCTGGGAATTCTTGTTCGGTAATGGCCCATTTCCAGAATCGTCAACTATACCTTCGTCTCTTCTTCATAAGATGAAAAAAGAATTTGAGTACTGGTATCCTTTTGACCTCCGTGTTTCAG GTAAGGATCTAATCCAGAATCATCTTACCTTCTGCATATACAACCACACCGCACTTCTTCCAAGACATCAATGGCCAAGAGCATTCAGATGTAACGGTCATATCATGTTAAACTCAGAGAAAATGTCAAAATCAACTGGAAATTTCAGGACCTTACGCCAAGCCATTCAGGAATTCTCTGCTGATGCCACTAGGTTCTCTTTAGCCGATGCTGGTGATGGAATGGATGATGCCAACTTTGTGTTTGAAACCGCTAATGCTGCAATATTGCGTCTAACAAAGGAAATCGCATGGATGGAGGAAGTTCTTAGCGCTGAATCCTCTTTACGTGATGTTCCCCCAACAACATATGCTGATCGCGTATTTTCGAATGAAATAAGTATTGCTGTTAGTGTAACCGGGAAGAACTATGCAGATTATATGTTTAGGGAAGCTCTTAAAACTGGCTTTTATGACCTTCAAGCTGCTAGAGATGAGTATAGATTTTCGTGTGGTTCCGATGGAATGAACCGAACTCTTCTTTTCcaatttatggatgttcaaacGAGGCTTATAGCTCCGATCTGTCCGCATTATGCTGAATACGTATGGAGAGAGTTATTGAAGAAAGAAGGGTTTGTTATTAAAGCTGGCTGGCCTGAAGCTGAATTACCCGATCTTACACTTAAGAAAGCGAATAAATACTTACAAGACACGATTGTTTCAATGAGGAAGCTTCTTCAGAAACAGCTTACGGGTTCGAAGAAGGGTAAGACAAATGTGTCAAATAACCCTGATAAAATTTCGGTTGGGTTAATATATGTGAACGAGCAATACGATGGGTGGAAGAAGGAATGTTTGAATATACTTCAAAGTAAGTTTGTCAGCAATACTGGTGGTTTTAGTCCTGATCAGGAGATTCTTGAAGCGTTGAAGAAGAGTTTGGTTGGGCAAGAAGGAAATTTTAAGCAGATTCAGAAACTATGCATGCCTTTCTTGAGATTTAAGAAAGACGAGGTCGCGACTGTTGGATTTCAAGCGTTGGATTTCAAGTTACCTTTTGGGGAGATTGATGTTCTTGTGGAGAATTCGGAGCTGATTAAGCGTCAGCTTGGCCTTGAGCAACTTGAGATTTTGTCGATGACTGATCCGAATGCTATATTGAGGGCTGGATCTTTTGCGACACTTCTAAACAAGAGTCCACCATCACCCGGAAATCCAACCGCGATCTTCTTGTCCTGA